The following coding sequences are from one Ruminococcus flavefaciens AE3010 window:
- the araA gene encoding L-arabinose isomerase, with protein sequence MKFWFITGSQFLYGEETLRQVDEDSKKIVAGLKLPFPVEYKSTVKTESEIQRIIKEANFDDECAGVITFCHTFSPSKMWINGLALLQKPWLHFHTQFNETIPNEAIDMDYMNLHQSAHGDREHGFIGARLRMPRAVVAGHWQDPEVQAKIAEWQRAAVGVMFSKSLKIVRFGDNMREVAVTEGDKIEAQLKLGWQVNTFAVGDLVEIMNAVTDAEIDALMKEYAELYDYKKEDEETIRYQAREEIAIEKILVREGAKAYSNTFEDLHGMKQLPGLATQHLMHKGYGFGAEGDWKTAGMTAIVKAMYPEGNTSFMEDYTYDYKQELILGSHMLEVCPSIAADRPRIEVHKLGIGGKEPPARIVFEGKAGSAKVLSLIDIGGRLRLIQQDIECVKPFQSMPNLPVARTMWRPAPSFLDGLECWIIAGGAHHTVLSYDISDEAVRSFARIMGIELVVINKDTTVNGLERDIMIGDVIYGR encoded by the coding sequence ATGAAATTTTGGTTTATAACAGGCTCCCAGTTTTTATACGGCGAGGAAACGCTCAGACAGGTAGATGAAGACTCAAAAAAGATCGTAGCAGGATTGAAGCTTCCTTTCCCTGTTGAGTACAAAAGCACAGTAAAGACGGAGTCCGAGATACAGCGTATCATCAAGGAGGCTAACTTTGACGACGAGTGCGCAGGAGTTATCACATTCTGCCACACATTCTCACCCTCAAAGATGTGGATAAACGGACTTGCGCTTCTCCAGAAGCCATGGCTCCACTTCCACACACAGTTCAATGAGACTATCCCAAATGAAGCTATAGATATGGACTACATGAACCTTCACCAGTCCGCTCACGGCGACAGAGAGCACGGCTTTATCGGAGCAAGGCTCCGTATGCCGAGAGCCGTTGTTGCAGGTCACTGGCAGGATCCCGAGGTCCAGGCTAAGATAGCCGAGTGGCAGCGCGCCGCTGTAGGCGTTATGTTCAGCAAGAGCCTGAAGATTGTCCGTTTCGGCGATAATATGCGCGAGGTAGCAGTTACCGAGGGCGACAAGATCGAAGCACAGCTCAAGCTTGGCTGGCAGGTAAATACCTTTGCAGTAGGCGATCTCGTTGAGATAATGAATGCCGTTACAGACGCAGAGATAGACGCTCTTATGAAAGAGTACGCAGAGCTCTACGACTACAAGAAGGAAGACGAGGAGACTATCAGATATCAGGCTCGTGAAGAGATAGCTATTGAGAAGATTCTCGTCCGCGAGGGCGCAAAGGCATATTCCAATACCTTTGAGGATCTTCACGGCATGAAGCAGCTTCCCGGACTGGCTACACAGCACCTTATGCACAAGGGCTACGGCTTCGGCGCTGAGGGTGACTGGAAGACCGCAGGCATGACAGCTATCGTCAAGGCTATGTATCCCGAGGGAAATACCTCTTTCATGGAGGACTACACATACGATTACAAGCAGGAGCTCATTCTTGGCTCACATATGCTGGAGGTTTGCCCCTCTATCGCAGCTGACAGACCCCGTATCGAGGTCCACAAGCTGGGTATCGGCGGCAAGGAGCCCCCTGCAAGAATAGTTTTCGAGGGCAAGGCAGGCTCTGCAAAGGTGCTCTCCCTTATCGACATCGGCGGCAGACTCAGACTTATCCAGCAGGATATCGAGTGCGTAAAGCCGTTCCAGTCAATGCCCAATCTCCCTGTTGCAAGAACTATGTGGAGACCTGCACCGTCCTTCCTTGATGGACTTGAATGCTGGATAATCGCAGGCGGAGCACATCATACCGTTCTTTCCTACGATATATCCGATGAAGCTGTTAGAAGCTTCGCACGTATCATGGGTATCGAGCTCGTTGTTATCAACAAAGATACTACCGTGAACGGACTTGAACGCGACATCATGATCGGAGATGTTATATATGGACGTTAA
- a CDS encoding xylulokinase, translated as MSSAEEIKNGKAVIGIEFGSTRIKAVLIGGDHSPLASGVHDWQNEMLDGVWTYSLDSVRKGLQECFAELMKNVEEAYGVKLETAAAIGISAMMHGYLAFDENDEQLVPFRTWRNTMTEEAADKLTEEFSFNIPQRWSIAHLYQAMLNKEPHIGRLSFMTTLAGYVHYILTGEKVIGAGDASGIFPIDSKTCDYNSAMMAKFDKLAEGTALTKKLADILPRIVPAGECAGRLMAEGAKLLDPTGSFRGDIPFCPPEGDAQTGMAATNSITPRTGNVSAGTSIFSMIVLEKDLSAVHREIDIVTTPCGDPVAMVHCNSCTSDLDAWFGIFGGFLKEIGVDMPKGQLYDKLYSLAAEGAPDCNGVISYNYYAGEPVTGIKNGLPLLMRSPDTAFNIRDFMRSLVYSCVAALKAGMDILTEQEHVSLERIYAHGGFFKTPVPTQNFLAAALGADVTLMQTAGEGGAWGIALLASYMADRNSGETLSDYLSTRVFADMKGSTVSPAKEDVDGLNAYMKKYLSGLSAVRAAASEE; from the coding sequence ATGAGCAGTGCAGAAGAAATAAAGAACGGCAAAGCGGTAATAGGTATCGAATTTGGTTCCACACGTATCAAAGCGGTCCTTATAGGCGGGGACCACTCGCCGCTGGCATCGGGCGTTCACGACTGGCAGAACGAGATGCTTGACGGAGTATGGACCTATTCACTTGACAGCGTCAGAAAAGGATTGCAGGAATGCTTTGCCGAACTTATGAAAAATGTTGAGGAAGCATACGGCGTAAAGCTGGAGACAGCCGCTGCCATTGGCATATCGGCTATGATGCACGGCTATCTGGCATTTGATGAAAATGATGAGCAGCTGGTACCCTTCAGGACATGGCGCAATACCATGACCGAGGAGGCTGCCGACAAGCTCACTGAGGAGTTCAGCTTCAATATCCCGCAGCGCTGGAGCATAGCTCACCTGTATCAGGCAATGCTGAACAAGGAGCCCCACATTGGCAGGCTCTCATTTATGACCACCCTTGCAGGATATGTACACTATATCCTCACAGGCGAAAAGGTCATAGGCGCAGGCGACGCTTCGGGAATCTTCCCCATAGACTCAAAGACCTGCGATTATAACAGCGCTATGATGGCAAAGTTCGACAAGCTTGCAGAGGGCACAGCTCTCACTAAAAAGCTTGCAGACATACTTCCCCGTATAGTTCCCGCAGGCGAGTGTGCAGGCAGACTTATGGCGGAGGGCGCAAAGCTCCTTGATCCTACGGGATCATTCCGCGGCGATATACCGTTCTGTCCCCCTGAGGGCGACGCACAGACAGGTATGGCAGCCACAAACAGCATAACTCCCAGAACAGGAAACGTTTCCGCAGGCACATCTATCTTCTCCATGATAGTTCTTGAAAAAGACCTGTCGGCGGTTCACCGCGAGATAGATATCGTCACTACTCCCTGCGGAGATCCCGTGGCTATGGTACACTGCAACAGCTGTACCTCCGACCTTGATGCATGGTTCGGTATCTTCGGCGGATTCCTGAAAGAGATCGGCGTGGATATGCCAAAGGGACAGCTCTACGACAAGCTCTACAGCCTTGCAGCAGAGGGCGCTCCCGACTGTAACGGCGTTATCTCTTACAATTACTATGCAGGCGAGCCCGTAACAGGCATCAAGAACGGACTTCCGCTTCTCATGCGCAGTCCCGATACTGCATTCAATATCAGGGATTTTATGCGCAGTCTGGTATATTCCTGCGTAGCCGCATTAAAGGCAGGCATGGATATACTCACCGAGCAGGAGCACGTAAGCCTTGAAAGGATATATGCTCACGGCGGATTTTTCAAGACGCCTGTACCTACGCAGAATTTCCTTGCAGCCGCATTGGGTGCTGACGTTACCCTAATGCAGACAGCAGGCGAGGGCGGAGCGTGGGGAATAGCGCTTCTTGCTTCATATATGGCTGACAGGAACAGCGGCGAAACGCTGTCGGATTATCTCAGCACAAGAGTGTTTGCGGATATGAAAGGCAGCACGGTATCTCCTGCAAAGGAAGACGTTGACGGTCTCAATGCGTATATGAAGAAATACCTCTCGGGACTTTCGGCTGTAAGAGCAGCAGCCTCCGAGGAATAG